The following coding sequences lie in one Lacerta agilis isolate rLacAgi1 chromosome 4, rLacAgi1.pri, whole genome shotgun sequence genomic window:
- the CMTR2 gene encoding cap-specific mRNA (nucleoside-2'-O-)-methyltransferase 2 yields the protein MNKQKAAAYAQQTTTLDKFGSHIIAEIEKLFGKKFSYTKPPNNEWQLPEPNQAFSCDHKEFSSLASLKDSLNEVKNQLSDKKLDEWHQHTSFTNKAGKIIAHIKQAVNAELCTQAWCKFHEILGSFPLLPSDALQNGELNSVHLCEAPGAFIASLNHYLKSHRIPCDWNWVANTLNPYHEANDTLMMIMDDRLIANTLPWWYFGPENTGDVMTLKHLTGLQQFISNMATVHLVTSDGSFDCQGNPGEQEALVSSLHYCEMVTALMTLGLGGSFVLKMFTLFEHCSVNLLYLLNCSFEEVHVFKPATSKAGNSEVYVVCLHYLGREAIHLLLSKMMQNFGTEMVEKALFPQHSIPESFLKVHEECCSFFHRHQIETIAENLRLFERMGEVEQARLNALRDCAVEFFLKRFQMKPIARNNWLVKKPRAGCSMNSKWCGQRNKYFSTYNERKIMESLTWEEKVAKGCLNQWAEEHFLGNVGKNCILEGASCSLECQLWYILEGQRLPRVKCSPFCDGEVLKSLNEALEKSFIGRASVGALRSLAQQECQSCNVLTESLILSELSELMEVPNEGCIGQRKCLAVGFPLLCDANSPSGWEVKLLESASLSTFGCSLLHDGEPKYQQQLLECLLRSFPELQEGDALLLPILSCFTRFTAGLVFILHSCFQHISFACPTSSHLVGASTVLLCAGYQGLPDPVFQYLQQLRELMAVLLDSDSPQQVLQFLPMENLLKGQLLEFLWDLNTSIAKRQLHLIVQIEQQQMT from the coding sequence ATGAACAAGCAGAAGGCGGCAGCATACGCTCAGCAAACCACAACCCTTGACAAGTTTGGCTCTCATATCATTGCTGAAATTGAGAAGCTCTTTGGGAAGAAGTTCTCGTACACCAAACCACCCAACAATGAATGGCAGCTGCCAGAGCCTAACCAGGCTTTTAGCTGTGATCACAAAGAGTTCAGTTCCCTTGCCTCCTTGAAGGATTCCCTGAATGAAGTCAAGAACCAGCTGAGCGACAAGAAATTAGATGAGTGGCATCAGCACACATCCTTCACCAACAAAGCAGGGAAGATCATTGCTCACATCAAGCAAGCCGTAAATGCTGAGTTGTGTACCCAAGCTTGGTGCAAATTCCATGAGATCCTGGGCAGCTTCCCACTCCTCCCAAGTGATGCTCTTCAAAATGGGGAACTCAACTCTGTCCATCTCTGTGAGGCTCCTGGCGCCTTCATAGCCAGCCTCAACCATTACCTCAAGTCTCACCGCATCCCTTGCGACTGGAATTGGGTAGCTAATACCTTGAACCCGTACCATGAAGCAAATGATACCCTTATGATGATTATGGATGACAGGCTTATCGCAAACACTCTGCCCTGGTGGTATTTTGGCCCTGAGAACACGGGGGATGTGATGACGCTCAAACATCTTACGGGACTTCAGCAGTTCATCAGCAACATGGCCACCGTTCACCTGGTCACATCCGACGGGAGCTTTGATTGCCAAGGGAATCCAGGCGAGCAAGAAGCCCTGGTTTCCTCTTTGCATTACTGCGAAATGGTCACTGCTTTAATGACCCTTGGCCTCGGGGGCTCCTTCGTTCTGAAGATGTTCACTCTGTTTGAACATTGTTCCGTTAACTTGCTGTATCTGCTGAACTGCTCTTTCGAAGAGGTCCACGTGTTTAAACCAGCCACTAGTAAAGCTGGGAACTCTGAGGTGTATGTGGTCTGCCTTCACTATTTGGGCAGGGAGGCCATTCACTTGCTCTTGTCCAAGATGATGCAGAACTTTGGGACGGAAATggtcgagaaggccctcttcccccAACACTCCATTCCGGAATCTTTCCTTAAAGTCCACGAAGAGTGCTGTTCGTTCTTCCACAGGCACCAAATCGAGACCATTGCTGAGAACCTCCGACTCTTTGAGCGCATGGGCGAGGTGGAGCAGGCGAGGCTGAACGCTTTACGGGATTGCGCTGTCGAGTTCTTCTTGAAGCGGTTTCAGATGAAGCCTATCGCCAGAAATAACTGGCTTGTGAAGAAGCCCCGTGCGGGCTGTAGCATGAACTCCAAATGGTGTGGGCAGAGGAACAAATACTTTTCCACGTACAATGAGAGGAAGATTATGGAGTCTCTGACATGGGAGGAAAAAGTGGCCAAGGGCTGTCTTAATCAATGGGCTGAAGAACATTTCCTCGGTAACGTCGGGAAAAATTGCATCTTGGAAGGGGCTTCTTGCAGCCTGGAGTGTCAGTTATGGTACATCTTGGAGGGGCAGAGGTTGCCGAGAGTGAAGTGTTCTCCCTTCTGTGATGGTGAGGTCCTGAAGAGCCTCAATGAAGCTCTTGAGAAATCTTTCATTGGCAGGGCAAGCGTTGGCGCCCTCAGAAGCCTGGCACAGCAAGAGTGCCAGTCTTGCAATGTTCTTACGGAGTCACTAATATTGTCTGAATTGTCTGAACTTATGGAGGTTCCAAATGAAGGTTGCATTGGCCAAAGAAAGTGCTTGGCTGTAGGCTTCCCATTGCTTTGTGATGCCaacagcccatctggctgggaagtTAAACTCTTGGAGTCTGCATCACTCTCAACTTTCGGCTGTTCGTTGCTTCACGACGGGGAACCAAAATACCAGCAGCAGCTCCTGGAGTGCCTTTTGCGGTCATTCCCAGAGCTTCAGGAAGGAGATGCTTTGCTCCTGCCCATTCTTTCTTGTTTTACGCGCTTCACTGCTGGCTTAGTCTTCATACTGCACAGTTGTTTCCAGCACATCTCATTTGCTTGCCCAACCTCATCTCATCTCGTAGGGGCCAGCACTGTGCTGCTTTGTGCTGGCTACCAAGGTCTTCCAGATCCAGTTTTCCAATACCTGCAGCAGCTGAGGGAGCTCATGGCTGTGCTGCTTGACTCGGACTCCCCGCAGCAAGTCTTGCAGTTTTTGCCTATGGAAAACCTTCTAAAGGGGCAGTTGCTGGAGTTTCTGTGGGACCTAAATACCTCCATTGCAAAGAGACAGCTGCATTTGATTGTCCAAATCGAGCAACAGCAAATGACATGA